One region of Miscanthus floridulus cultivar M001 chromosome 19, ASM1932011v1, whole genome shotgun sequence genomic DNA includes:
- the LOC136526119 gene encoding histidine--tRNA ligase, cytoplasmic-like yields MRVSKTHQQAALDAAKRVLSYGTNIETVDILAVATNGCIDRGSRGIRRRRWQRTAHGAATAPGGGSRAAAAVLLNKLVLTSSDSASALVTAAARLAGSLDLAAALPLGDEAPVAAASAPAAVALAALIDCCAAPLARVADAVAALSCEAARGDAAAAFDVPASGDGLSSKDEADVAADIKVLVFGSKLVGAAAGGAPAAATFAKVPALNGIFRQAVRALHALVRIELNAPVKLGKRDAGETGEGKEEALVVLATQLARAVQALCKLSVARARLCAESIADAELRVKLTGGVSVDDLKGMLDKVLIDSDAVSVLKGVYNHLLKFRDFLAWEAAVAMVVIGADSSIEKPQAAAENEAASSTEKPQAGGDKAKGDKKSKKKKTLGKGTSAGLMLLRDHVTNGSTVASVNSVLVAEWATSLSSLFDPKCLGLESLVEKVKEIVESNEVRRLPKIPKVRIILFADSAVLFVWSD; encoded by the exons ATGAG AGTGAGTAAGACGCACCAACAAGCGGCTCTTGATGCAGCAAAGCGTGTCCTCTCGTACGGCACCAACATAGAGACGGTGGATATTCTTGCCGTTGCTACCAATG GCTGCATCGACCGGGGCAGTCGGGGCATCCGGCGGCGGCGTTGGCAGCGCACGGCGCACGGTGCGGCAACGGCTCCCGGCGGCGGGTCCCGCGCCGCCGCGGCGGTGCTGCTGAACAAGCTGGTCCTCACGTCGTCCGACTCCGCCTCCGCGCTcgtcaccgccgccgcccgcctcgCGGGCTCGCTCGacctcgccgccgcgctgccgctGGGCGACGAGGCCCCGGTGGCCGCGGcgtccgcgcccgccgccgtcgcgctCGCGGCGCTGATCGACTGCTGCGCCGCGCCGCTGGCCCGCGTCGCCGATGCCGTCGCCGCGCTGTCGTGCGAGGCCGCGCGCGGGGACGCCGCCGCGGCCTTCGACGTGCCGGCCTCCGGCGACGGGCTCTCCTCCAAGGATGAGGCCGACGTCGCCGCCGACATCAAGGTCCTCGTCTTCGGCTCCAAGCTTGTCGGCGCTGCCGCCGGgggcgcccccgccgccgccacgtTCGCCAAGGTGCCCGCCTTGAACGGGATCTTCCGCCAGGCGGTGCGGGCGCTGCACGCCTTAGTACGCATCGAGCTCAACGCGCCCGTGAAATTGGGGAAGAGGGACGCCGGTGAAACCGGTGAGGGAAAGGAGGAGGCACTGGTGGTGCTAGCCACGCAGCTCGCTAGAGCTGTGCAGGCACTGTGCAAGCTGAGCGTCGCCCGGGCAAGGCTCTGTGCGGAGAGCATTGCTGATGCCGAGCTTCGAGTGAAGCTTACTGGTGGCGTTAGCGTGGATGATTTGAAGGGGATGCTTGACAAGGTTTTGATTGATTCAGATGCTGTGTCGGTCTTGAAGGGGGTGTACAACCACTTGCTCAAGTTCAGGGACTTTCTTGCCTGGGAAGCAGCTGTGGCCATGGTAGTAATTGGAGCAGACAGTTCAATTGAGAAGCCACAAGCTGCTGCTGAGAATGAAGCAGCCAGTTCAACTGAGAAGCCACAGGCTGGTGGGGACAAAGCAAAgggtgacaagaagagcaagaagaagaaaacttTGGGGAAGGGTACTTCTGCTGGGCTGATGCTGCTTAGGGATCATGTGACAAATGGAAGTACTGTTGCTTCTGTAAATTCTGTGTTGGTTGCAGAGTGGGCAACCTCTCTCTCATCGCTATTTGATCCCAAATGTCTCGGATTGGAGTCCCTTgtggagaaggtgaaggagattGTTGAGAGCAATGAAGTCAGGAGATTGCCTAAAATTCCAAAGGTGAGAATCATACTATTCGCAGATAGTGCTGTTTTATTTGTATGGTCTGATTAG